From the genome of Synchiropus splendidus isolate RoL2022-P1 chromosome 17, RoL_Sspl_1.0, whole genome shotgun sequence, one region includes:
- the LOC128747992 gene encoding G protein-activated inward rectifier potassium channel 2-like isoform X1 yields MVRTPAKSMEQDVESPAIIRKSKLPKQAREDLPKQLAEVERARRIQRYVQKDGKCNVHHGNVRETYRYLTDIFTTLVDLKWRFNLFIFVLVYTVTWLFFGFMWWLIAYQRGDLDHLTDSQWIPCVNNLNGFVSAFLFSIETETTIGYGHRVITDKCPEGILLLLVQSVLGSIVNAFMVGCMFVKISQPKKRAETLVFSTNAVISMRDGRLCLMFRVGDLRNSHIVEASIRAKLIKSKQTKEGEFIPLNQTDINVGYNTGDDRLFLVSPLIICHEINQNSPFWEISQAHLAKEELEIVVILEGMVEATGMTCQARSSYVSSEIKWGYRFTPVLTLEDGFYEVDYNSFHDIYETNTPTCSAKELADMTSRARLPLTWSLGSKLSQQGLPESEQEGQETKTILEDQEKSQQTERNGEVANLESESKV; encoded by the exons GTTCGTACCCCCGCCAAGTCCATGGAGCAGGATGTGGAGAGCCCAGCCATCATCAGAAAGTCCAAGTTGCCTAAACAGGCCCGGGAGGATCTGCCCAAGCAGCTGGCCGAGGTGGAGCGAGCCAGGAGGATCCAGCGCTACGTCCAGAAGGACGGCAAGTGCAACGTCCACCACGGCAACGTCCGCGAGACCTACCGCTACCTGACGGACATCTTCACCACGCTGGTTGACCTGAAGTGGAGGTTCAACCTCTTCATCTTCGTGCTGGTCTACACGGTGACCTGGCTCTTCTTCGGCTTCATGTGGTGGCTGATCGCGTACCAGCGAGGCGACCTGGACCACCTGACAGACAGCCAGTGGATCCCGTGTGTCAACAACCTCAACGGCTTCGTTTcagccttcctcttctccatcgAGACGGAGACCACCATCGGGTACGGGCACAGGGTCATTACGGACAAGTGTCCAGAGGGAATACTGCTGCTTCTGGTCCAGTCGGTGCTGGGATCCATCGTCAACGCCTTCATGGTGGGCTGCATGTTTGTCAAGATCTCGCAGCCCAAGAAGAGAGCAGAGACCTTAGTGTTTTCCACCAACGCCGTCATCTCCATGAGAGACGGCCGTCTGTGCCTGATGTTCCGGGTGGGGGACCTGCGGAACTCGCACATCGTGGAGGCTTCCATCAGAGCCAAGCTCATCAAGTCCAAGCAGACGAAAGAAGGCGAGTTCATCCCTCTCAACCAGACGGACATCAACGTGGGCTACAACACCGGGGACGACCGCCTCTTCCTGGTGTCGCCGCTCATCATCTGCCATGAGATCAATCAGAACAGCCCCTTCTGGGAGATCTCGCAGGCTCACCTGGccaaggaggagctggagatcgTGGTGATTCTGGAAGGCATGGTGGAGGCCACAG GGATGACGTGTCAGGCCAGGAGCTCGTACGTCAGCAGCGAGATCAAGTGGGGCTACCGCTTCACCCCCGTCCTGACTCTGGAGGACGGCTTCTACGAGGTGGACTACAACAGTTTCCATGACATCTACGAGACCAACACGCCCACCTGCAGTGCCAAAGAGCTGGCCGACATGACCAGCCGCGCCCGCCTGCCCCTCACCTGGTCGCTGGGCAGcaagctgagtcagcagggaCTGCCGGAGTCGGAGCAGGAAGGTCAGGAGACCAAGACCATTTTGGAGGACCAGGAGAAGAGCCAGCAGACGGAGAGGAACGGGGAGGTGGCGAACTTGGAAAGCGAGTCGAAAGTGTAG
- the LOC128747992 gene encoding G protein-activated inward rectifier potassium channel 2-like isoform X2 produces MEQDVESPAIIRKSKLPKQAREDLPKQLAEVERARRIQRYVQKDGKCNVHHGNVRETYRYLTDIFTTLVDLKWRFNLFIFVLVYTVTWLFFGFMWWLIAYQRGDLDHLTDSQWIPCVNNLNGFVSAFLFSIETETTIGYGHRVITDKCPEGILLLLVQSVLGSIVNAFMVGCMFVKISQPKKRAETLVFSTNAVISMRDGRLCLMFRVGDLRNSHIVEASIRAKLIKSKQTKEGEFIPLNQTDINVGYNTGDDRLFLVSPLIICHEINQNSPFWEISQAHLAKEELEIVVILEGMVEATGMTCQARSSYVSSEIKWGYRFTPVLTLEDGFYEVDYNSFHDIYETNTPTCSAKELADMTSRARLPLTWSLGSKLSQQGLPESEQEGQETKTILEDQEKSQQTERNGEVANLESESKV; encoded by the exons ATGGAGCAGGATGTGGAGAGCCCAGCCATCATCAGAAAGTCCAAGTTGCCTAAACAGGCCCGGGAGGATCTGCCCAAGCAGCTGGCCGAGGTGGAGCGAGCCAGGAGGATCCAGCGCTACGTCCAGAAGGACGGCAAGTGCAACGTCCACCACGGCAACGTCCGCGAGACCTACCGCTACCTGACGGACATCTTCACCACGCTGGTTGACCTGAAGTGGAGGTTCAACCTCTTCATCTTCGTGCTGGTCTACACGGTGACCTGGCTCTTCTTCGGCTTCATGTGGTGGCTGATCGCGTACCAGCGAGGCGACCTGGACCACCTGACAGACAGCCAGTGGATCCCGTGTGTCAACAACCTCAACGGCTTCGTTTcagccttcctcttctccatcgAGACGGAGACCACCATCGGGTACGGGCACAGGGTCATTACGGACAAGTGTCCAGAGGGAATACTGCTGCTTCTGGTCCAGTCGGTGCTGGGATCCATCGTCAACGCCTTCATGGTGGGCTGCATGTTTGTCAAGATCTCGCAGCCCAAGAAGAGAGCAGAGACCTTAGTGTTTTCCACCAACGCCGTCATCTCCATGAGAGACGGCCGTCTGTGCCTGATGTTCCGGGTGGGGGACCTGCGGAACTCGCACATCGTGGAGGCTTCCATCAGAGCCAAGCTCATCAAGTCCAAGCAGACGAAAGAAGGCGAGTTCATCCCTCTCAACCAGACGGACATCAACGTGGGCTACAACACCGGGGACGACCGCCTCTTCCTGGTGTCGCCGCTCATCATCTGCCATGAGATCAATCAGAACAGCCCCTTCTGGGAGATCTCGCAGGCTCACCTGGccaaggaggagctggagatcgTGGTGATTCTGGAAGGCATGGTGGAGGCCACAG GGATGACGTGTCAGGCCAGGAGCTCGTACGTCAGCAGCGAGATCAAGTGGGGCTACCGCTTCACCCCCGTCCTGACTCTGGAGGACGGCTTCTACGAGGTGGACTACAACAGTTTCCATGACATCTACGAGACCAACACGCCCACCTGCAGTGCCAAAGAGCTGGCCGACATGACCAGCCGCGCCCGCCTGCCCCTCACCTGGTCGCTGGGCAGcaagctgagtcagcagggaCTGCCGGAGTCGGAGCAGGAAGGTCAGGAGACCAAGACCATTTTGGAGGACCAGGAGAAGAGCCAGCAGACGGAGAGGAACGGGGAGGTGGCGAACTTGGAAAGCGAGTCGAAAGTGTAG
- the rabgef1 gene encoding rab5 GDP/GTP exchange factor isoform X4, with amino-acid sequence MSQRTERRGIHVDQSDLLCKKGCGYYGNAAWQGLCSKCWREEYHRVRQKQIQDDWALAEKLQREEEAAYASSQGVQAHPQSSTPQQPQSHTPLGPFSKFEEKKTNEKTRKVTTVKKFFSPSSRTAPKKESPESKTPSPSVSRHASFDTDQVSKDFVDFLKNLQKPGREIHKQCRVFLMNMSSKKDINADELSECVQDFYQGMADRLMGHFKGSSESVEQVMDQVEKYIMSRLYKSVFCPETTDDEKKDLATQNRIRALHWVTIQMLCVSMDEEIPEVSENVVKAITDIIEMDSKRVPRDKLACVTRCSKHIFSAIRITKKEPASADDFLPALIYIVLKANPPRLQSNIQYITRFCNPSRLMTGEDGYFFTNLCCAAAFIEKLDAQSLNLSPEEFERYMSGQASPRAQTSGGDWGPAAVTASNPVLAQMHHNLELLTELSSRQERLMEAAQSLHADLLSWPAAVEQEVQGVLEKFPLEIKSCTVAAIDDGDVDNDNLPPPLTPQVFAG; translated from the exons ATGAGCCAAAGGACGGAGAGACGTGGGATACATGTGGACCAGTCCGACCTGCTGTGTAAAAAGGGCTGTGGTTACTATGGCAACGCCGCCTGGCAGGGCCTGTGCTCCAAGTGCTGGAGGGAGGAGTACCACCGGGTGCGCCAGAAGCAGATTCAGGACGACTGGGCCCTGGCAGAGAA GTTGCAGCgcgaggaggaggcggcgtACGCCAGCAGCCAGGGAGTCCAGGCCCACCCCCAGTCCAGCACTCCTCAGCAGCCCCAGAGCCACACTCCGCTGGGACCCTTCTCCAAGTTTGAGGAGAAGAAAACCAACGAGAAGACGCGCAAAGTCACCACGGTGAAGAAGTTCTTCAGCCCTTCGTCACGTACCGCGCCAAAGAAAG AGTCTCCAGAAAGTAAAACTCCCAGTCCATCTGTGAGCCGTCACGCCAGTTTCGACACCGATCAGGTGTCCAAGGACTTCGTGGACTTCCTGAAGAACCTTCAGAAACCAGGGCGCGAGATCCACAAGCAGTGCCGAGTGTTTCTGATGAACATGTCCAGCAAGAAG GACATCAACGCCGACGAGCTCTCCGAGTGTGTGCAGGACTTCTACCAGGGCATGGCTGACCGCTTGATGGGTCACTTCAAAG GTTCCTCCGAGTCGGTGGAGCAGGTGATGGACCAGGTGGAGAAGTACATCATGTCTCGTCTGTACAAGAGCGTCTTCTGTCCCGAAACCACTGACGATGAGAAGAAGGACCTGGCGACCCAGAACAGGATCAG GGCCTTACACTGGGTCACCATCCAGATGTTGTGCGTGTCCATGGACGAAGAAATCCCAGAGGTGTCGGAGAACGTGGTCAAAGCTATAACAG ACATCATCGAGATGGACTCCAAGAGAGTCCCTCGGGACAAACTGGCGTGCGTGACTCGCTGCAGTAAACACATCTTCAGCGCCATTCGGATCACCAAGAAGGAGCCGGCCTCGGCGGACGACTTCCTCCCAGCGCTCATCTACATCGTGCTGAAGGCCAATCCTCCTCGACTGCAGTCCAACATCCAGTACATCACCCGCTTCTGCAACCCCAGCAGGCTGATGACCGGAGAGGACGGCTACTTCTTCACCAACCTG TGTTGCGCCGCAGCCTTCATCGAGAAGCTGGACGCTCAGTCCCTCAACCTGTCCCCTGAAGAATTTGAGCGCTACATGTCGGGCCAAGCCTCGCCGAGGGCGCAGACCTCCGGCGGCGACTGGGGCCCGGCGGCCGTGACGGCGTCCAACCCCGTCCTGGCTCAGATGCACCACAACCTGGAGCTGCTGACGGAGCTGAGCAGCCGGCAGGAGCGGCTGATGGAGGCGGCGCAGAGTCTCCACGCCGACCTCCTCTCCTGGCCCGCGGCGGTGGAGCAGGAGGTGCAGGGCGTCCTGGAGAAGTTCCCGCTGGAGATCAAGTCCTGCACCGTGGCTGCCATCGACGACGGCGACGTGGACAACGACAACCTGCCGCCGCCGCTCACGCCGCAGGTCTTCGCAGGGTAG
- the rabgef1 gene encoding rab5 GDP/GTP exchange factor isoform X3, whose product MSQRTERRGIHVDQSDLLCKKGCGYYGNAAWQGLCSKCWREEYHRVRQKQIQDDWALAEKLQREEEAAYASSQGVQAHPQSSTPQQPQSHTPLGPFSKFEEKKTNEKTRKVTTVKKFFSPSSRTAPKKAESPESKTPSPSVSRHASFDTDQVSKDFVDFLKNLQKPGREIHKQCRVFLMNMSSKKDINADELSECVQDFYQGMADRLMGHFKGSSESVEQVMDQVEKYIMSRLYKSVFCPETTDDEKKDLATQNRIRALHWVTIQMLCVSMDEEIPEVSENVVKAITDIIEMDSKRVPRDKLACVTRCSKHIFSAIRITKKEPASADDFLPALIYIVLKANPPRLQSNIQYITRFCNPSRLMTGEDGYFFTNLCCAAAFIEKLDAQSLNLSPEEFERYMSGQASPRAQTSGGDWGPAAVTASNPVLAQMHHNLELLTELSSRQERLMEAAQSLHADLLSWPAAVEQEVQGVLEKFPLEIKSCTVAAIDDGDVDNDNLPPPLTPQVFAG is encoded by the exons ATGAGCCAAAGGACGGAGAGACGTGGGATACATGTGGACCAGTCCGACCTGCTGTGTAAAAAGGGCTGTGGTTACTATGGCAACGCCGCCTGGCAGGGCCTGTGCTCCAAGTGCTGGAGGGAGGAGTACCACCGGGTGCGCCAGAAGCAGATTCAGGACGACTGGGCCCTGGCAGAGAA GTTGCAGCgcgaggaggaggcggcgtACGCCAGCAGCCAGGGAGTCCAGGCCCACCCCCAGTCCAGCACTCCTCAGCAGCCCCAGAGCCACACTCCGCTGGGACCCTTCTCCAAGTTTGAGGAGAAGAAAACCAACGAGAAGACGCGCAAAGTCACCACGGTGAAGAAGTTCTTCAGCCCTTCGTCACGTACCGCGCCAAAGAAAG CAGAGTCTCCAGAAAGTAAAACTCCCAGTCCATCTGTGAGCCGTCACGCCAGTTTCGACACCGATCAGGTGTCCAAGGACTTCGTGGACTTCCTGAAGAACCTTCAGAAACCAGGGCGCGAGATCCACAAGCAGTGCCGAGTGTTTCTGATGAACATGTCCAGCAAGAAG GACATCAACGCCGACGAGCTCTCCGAGTGTGTGCAGGACTTCTACCAGGGCATGGCTGACCGCTTGATGGGTCACTTCAAAG GTTCCTCCGAGTCGGTGGAGCAGGTGATGGACCAGGTGGAGAAGTACATCATGTCTCGTCTGTACAAGAGCGTCTTCTGTCCCGAAACCACTGACGATGAGAAGAAGGACCTGGCGACCCAGAACAGGATCAG GGCCTTACACTGGGTCACCATCCAGATGTTGTGCGTGTCCATGGACGAAGAAATCCCAGAGGTGTCGGAGAACGTGGTCAAAGCTATAACAG ACATCATCGAGATGGACTCCAAGAGAGTCCCTCGGGACAAACTGGCGTGCGTGACTCGCTGCAGTAAACACATCTTCAGCGCCATTCGGATCACCAAGAAGGAGCCGGCCTCGGCGGACGACTTCCTCCCAGCGCTCATCTACATCGTGCTGAAGGCCAATCCTCCTCGACTGCAGTCCAACATCCAGTACATCACCCGCTTCTGCAACCCCAGCAGGCTGATGACCGGAGAGGACGGCTACTTCTTCACCAACCTG TGTTGCGCCGCAGCCTTCATCGAGAAGCTGGACGCTCAGTCCCTCAACCTGTCCCCTGAAGAATTTGAGCGCTACATGTCGGGCCAAGCCTCGCCGAGGGCGCAGACCTCCGGCGGCGACTGGGGCCCGGCGGCCGTGACGGCGTCCAACCCCGTCCTGGCTCAGATGCACCACAACCTGGAGCTGCTGACGGAGCTGAGCAGCCGGCAGGAGCGGCTGATGGAGGCGGCGCAGAGTCTCCACGCCGACCTCCTCTCCTGGCCCGCGGCGGTGGAGCAGGAGGTGCAGGGCGTCCTGGAGAAGTTCCCGCTGGAGATCAAGTCCTGCACCGTGGCTGCCATCGACGACGGCGACGTGGACAACGACAACCTGCCGCCGCCGCTCACGCCGCAGGTCTTCGCAGGGTAG
- the rabgef1 gene encoding rab5 GDP/GTP exchange factor isoform X2 — MSQRTERRGIHVDQSDLLCKKGCGYYGNAAWQGLCSKCWREEYHRVRQKQIQDDWALAEKLQREEEAAYASSQGVQAHPQSSTPQQPQSHTPLGPFSKFEEKKTNEKTRKVTTVKKFFSPSSRTAPKKESPESKTPSPSVSRHASFDTDQVSKDFVDFLKNLQKPGREIHKQCRVFLMNMSSKKQDINADELSECVQDFYQGMADRLMGHFKGSSESVEQVMDQVEKYIMSRLYKSVFCPETTDDEKKDLATQNRIRALHWVTIQMLCVSMDEEIPEVSENVVKAITDIIEMDSKRVPRDKLACVTRCSKHIFSAIRITKKEPASADDFLPALIYIVLKANPPRLQSNIQYITRFCNPSRLMTGEDGYFFTNLCCAAAFIEKLDAQSLNLSPEEFERYMSGQASPRAQTSGGDWGPAAVTASNPVLAQMHHNLELLTELSSRQERLMEAAQSLHADLLSWPAAVEQEVQGVLEKFPLEIKSCTVAAIDDGDVDNDNLPPPLTPQVFAG, encoded by the exons ATGAGCCAAAGGACGGAGAGACGTGGGATACATGTGGACCAGTCCGACCTGCTGTGTAAAAAGGGCTGTGGTTACTATGGCAACGCCGCCTGGCAGGGCCTGTGCTCCAAGTGCTGGAGGGAGGAGTACCACCGGGTGCGCCAGAAGCAGATTCAGGACGACTGGGCCCTGGCAGAGAA GTTGCAGCgcgaggaggaggcggcgtACGCCAGCAGCCAGGGAGTCCAGGCCCACCCCCAGTCCAGCACTCCTCAGCAGCCCCAGAGCCACACTCCGCTGGGACCCTTCTCCAAGTTTGAGGAGAAGAAAACCAACGAGAAGACGCGCAAAGTCACCACGGTGAAGAAGTTCTTCAGCCCTTCGTCACGTACCGCGCCAAAGAAAG AGTCTCCAGAAAGTAAAACTCCCAGTCCATCTGTGAGCCGTCACGCCAGTTTCGACACCGATCAGGTGTCCAAGGACTTCGTGGACTTCCTGAAGAACCTTCAGAAACCAGGGCGCGAGATCCACAAGCAGTGCCGAGTGTTTCTGATGAACATGTCCAGCAAGAAG CAGGACATCAACGCCGACGAGCTCTCCGAGTGTGTGCAGGACTTCTACCAGGGCATGGCTGACCGCTTGATGGGTCACTTCAAAG GTTCCTCCGAGTCGGTGGAGCAGGTGATGGACCAGGTGGAGAAGTACATCATGTCTCGTCTGTACAAGAGCGTCTTCTGTCCCGAAACCACTGACGATGAGAAGAAGGACCTGGCGACCCAGAACAGGATCAG GGCCTTACACTGGGTCACCATCCAGATGTTGTGCGTGTCCATGGACGAAGAAATCCCAGAGGTGTCGGAGAACGTGGTCAAAGCTATAACAG ACATCATCGAGATGGACTCCAAGAGAGTCCCTCGGGACAAACTGGCGTGCGTGACTCGCTGCAGTAAACACATCTTCAGCGCCATTCGGATCACCAAGAAGGAGCCGGCCTCGGCGGACGACTTCCTCCCAGCGCTCATCTACATCGTGCTGAAGGCCAATCCTCCTCGACTGCAGTCCAACATCCAGTACATCACCCGCTTCTGCAACCCCAGCAGGCTGATGACCGGAGAGGACGGCTACTTCTTCACCAACCTG TGTTGCGCCGCAGCCTTCATCGAGAAGCTGGACGCTCAGTCCCTCAACCTGTCCCCTGAAGAATTTGAGCGCTACATGTCGGGCCAAGCCTCGCCGAGGGCGCAGACCTCCGGCGGCGACTGGGGCCCGGCGGCCGTGACGGCGTCCAACCCCGTCCTGGCTCAGATGCACCACAACCTGGAGCTGCTGACGGAGCTGAGCAGCCGGCAGGAGCGGCTGATGGAGGCGGCGCAGAGTCTCCACGCCGACCTCCTCTCCTGGCCCGCGGCGGTGGAGCAGGAGGTGCAGGGCGTCCTGGAGAAGTTCCCGCTGGAGATCAAGTCCTGCACCGTGGCTGCCATCGACGACGGCGACGTGGACAACGACAACCTGCCGCCGCCGCTCACGCCGCAGGTCTTCGCAGGGTAG
- the rabgef1 gene encoding rab5 GDP/GTP exchange factor isoform X1: MSQRTERRGIHVDQSDLLCKKGCGYYGNAAWQGLCSKCWREEYHRVRQKQIQDDWALAEKLQREEEAAYASSQGVQAHPQSSTPQQPQSHTPLGPFSKFEEKKTNEKTRKVTTVKKFFSPSSRTAPKKAESPESKTPSPSVSRHASFDTDQVSKDFVDFLKNLQKPGREIHKQCRVFLMNMSSKKQDINADELSECVQDFYQGMADRLMGHFKGSSESVEQVMDQVEKYIMSRLYKSVFCPETTDDEKKDLATQNRIRALHWVTIQMLCVSMDEEIPEVSENVVKAITDIIEMDSKRVPRDKLACVTRCSKHIFSAIRITKKEPASADDFLPALIYIVLKANPPRLQSNIQYITRFCNPSRLMTGEDGYFFTNLCCAAAFIEKLDAQSLNLSPEEFERYMSGQASPRAQTSGGDWGPAAVTASNPVLAQMHHNLELLTELSSRQERLMEAAQSLHADLLSWPAAVEQEVQGVLEKFPLEIKSCTVAAIDDGDVDNDNLPPPLTPQVFAG, translated from the exons ATGAGCCAAAGGACGGAGAGACGTGGGATACATGTGGACCAGTCCGACCTGCTGTGTAAAAAGGGCTGTGGTTACTATGGCAACGCCGCCTGGCAGGGCCTGTGCTCCAAGTGCTGGAGGGAGGAGTACCACCGGGTGCGCCAGAAGCAGATTCAGGACGACTGGGCCCTGGCAGAGAA GTTGCAGCgcgaggaggaggcggcgtACGCCAGCAGCCAGGGAGTCCAGGCCCACCCCCAGTCCAGCACTCCTCAGCAGCCCCAGAGCCACACTCCGCTGGGACCCTTCTCCAAGTTTGAGGAGAAGAAAACCAACGAGAAGACGCGCAAAGTCACCACGGTGAAGAAGTTCTTCAGCCCTTCGTCACGTACCGCGCCAAAGAAAG CAGAGTCTCCAGAAAGTAAAACTCCCAGTCCATCTGTGAGCCGTCACGCCAGTTTCGACACCGATCAGGTGTCCAAGGACTTCGTGGACTTCCTGAAGAACCTTCAGAAACCAGGGCGCGAGATCCACAAGCAGTGCCGAGTGTTTCTGATGAACATGTCCAGCAAGAAG CAGGACATCAACGCCGACGAGCTCTCCGAGTGTGTGCAGGACTTCTACCAGGGCATGGCTGACCGCTTGATGGGTCACTTCAAAG GTTCCTCCGAGTCGGTGGAGCAGGTGATGGACCAGGTGGAGAAGTACATCATGTCTCGTCTGTACAAGAGCGTCTTCTGTCCCGAAACCACTGACGATGAGAAGAAGGACCTGGCGACCCAGAACAGGATCAG GGCCTTACACTGGGTCACCATCCAGATGTTGTGCGTGTCCATGGACGAAGAAATCCCAGAGGTGTCGGAGAACGTGGTCAAAGCTATAACAG ACATCATCGAGATGGACTCCAAGAGAGTCCCTCGGGACAAACTGGCGTGCGTGACTCGCTGCAGTAAACACATCTTCAGCGCCATTCGGATCACCAAGAAGGAGCCGGCCTCGGCGGACGACTTCCTCCCAGCGCTCATCTACATCGTGCTGAAGGCCAATCCTCCTCGACTGCAGTCCAACATCCAGTACATCACCCGCTTCTGCAACCCCAGCAGGCTGATGACCGGAGAGGACGGCTACTTCTTCACCAACCTG TGTTGCGCCGCAGCCTTCATCGAGAAGCTGGACGCTCAGTCCCTCAACCTGTCCCCTGAAGAATTTGAGCGCTACATGTCGGGCCAAGCCTCGCCGAGGGCGCAGACCTCCGGCGGCGACTGGGGCCCGGCGGCCGTGACGGCGTCCAACCCCGTCCTGGCTCAGATGCACCACAACCTGGAGCTGCTGACGGAGCTGAGCAGCCGGCAGGAGCGGCTGATGGAGGCGGCGCAGAGTCTCCACGCCGACCTCCTCTCCTGGCCCGCGGCGGTGGAGCAGGAGGTGCAGGGCGTCCTGGAGAAGTTCCCGCTGGAGATCAAGTCCTGCACCGTGGCTGCCATCGACGACGGCGACGTGGACAACGACAACCTGCCGCCGCCGCTCACGCCGCAGGTCTTCGCAGGGTAG